Genomic DNA from Syntrophorhabdaceae bacterium:
ATTCGGAAACAGGGTGTCGTTCATGGGGCACATTGATATAATAAACTGGGACGACGAGCAGATTACCCAGAAGGTAAAAGATGCGGAAGATGAGTTTAAGGAAGGTGGGCTTATCCTTGGATCAACGTGCGGCTTTTCCATGAAAACAATAAGCGACAGACTTCACGCCCTATACCCTCAATGGAAAAAGGTAAAGCAAAGACAGTGAAAGAGTATAAGGTTCTGTTCTTGCCGTCTTCAAAAGAAATCACCGTAAAAGAGGGTAGGACTATCCTGGACATTGCCCGTGAGGCAGGTGTCTATATCAACTCACAGTGTAACGGAAAGGGCAGTTGCGGGAAGTGCAGGGTACAGATAATGGAGGGTAAGGCCAATCCCTTTACTCACGAAGAATCAGATTTCATAAGAAATCTTGAAAAAGAGTTCGGGTACAGGCTGGCGTGCAAGGCCCGTATTCAAAGTGATGTCAAGGTTCTGGTTCCCGGAGAAAATGTGCTCACCTCCGAAGCGTCAAAAAAGATCTTCACAAAAGGCGCGACTTTGATCAATCCTGCCGTGAAAGGTTATCAGATCAGTCTCGATATGAATAAAACAGACTATACTCAAGGTATCAGTGAAAAACTTTGTACACAGCACGGCCTGCCTGACGTCACCATTGATTCTGAAGTCATACAAAGTCTGAGAAAAGAACCACTAAGAGATAAGAGTAAGATCGTTGTCTTTGTCTGGATGGACAAGGAAGTTGTGGCTTTGCATCCAAACGAGTCCGGCATATCCCTGGGTCTTGCCCTCGATATTGGAACCACTACCGTAGCGCTTTATCTCTGTGATCTGGTAACGGGGGATATCATTGCCAGTGGTTCCATCACGAATCCCCAGGTTCTCTTCGGAACAGATGTTATGTCTCGCATT
This window encodes:
- a CDS encoding 2Fe-2S iron-sulfur cluster-binding protein, with amino-acid sequence MEKGKAKTVKEYKVLFLPSSKEITVKEGRTILDIAREAGVYINSQCNGKGSCGKCRVQIMEGKANPFTHEESDFIRNLEKEFGYRLACKARIQSDVKVLVPGENVLTSEASKKIFTKGATLINPAVKGYQISLDMNKTDYTQGISEKLCTQHGLPDVTIDSEVIQSLRKEPLRDKSKIVVFVWMDKEVVALHPNESGISLGLALDIGTTTVALYLCDLVTGDIIASGSITNPQVLFGTDVMSRIEYSTAHPVEGTRRMRGELIKAVNALIDEMVTRNGCSPNQIIDMTVVGNTVMHHIFLGIVPDRLG